TGCCTGTGGTCACGAGTGTGTTCGACGGGCCCATGACTCCAGTCATAGGAGATGTGAGCGGAAATAGGCCCTTGACTTGTGCCGTGTGGCACAAGTCTCCGTCACATGGTGTCGGCTATACTCAGCACGAACCAAGACTCCCGCGTCGCGATATGGATTGGCGATGTGATCGAGTTATGGAGTGGCAATACAGAAAGGAAACAACAGGAAAAAAGAAAAGAAAACGACAGGAAGGATGGATATTATGTCTCATCAAATCATGCCGGAAGAACAACTGAACAACCCGCATACTGAGAGGTTGATACGGAGAGTCAAGGTGCTTGCTCTGTCGTATTTCGGCATTAGCATCTTAACTCTCGTGGCTATTACTGTGTTCCGAAACAACCCTGTCATGGTCACTCCAGCCGTCTGGGTTCGTGGCTCAATTGTTGTTGCGAGCTCCGTGCTCATGACGAGCTTTGTCTTTCAGATGGCCCGTGGTCGTAGTCGCGCCTATCTCAGGTTGCGGCTGGTATCAGCCATCATGCTGGTGGCCGTCGTGATTATCATCGCGATACCCGGCGACTTCCCCTTGTGGATGAAACTTGAACAAGGTATTTGTGGAATACTCCTGCTCGGCATCTGTATCATCGTCAATGGTAAGCAGCTGCGACGCACATATCGCGCGAGGTAAATCGAACTAGGGTTGCGTTTTAGTACTGACTGTCGCCCATGCCAGAATATGTACCAGTCGCGGCGATATTTTGTGCGGCAGATTTCCCAGCTGCAGCCCACGAGAATCCGCGCTCCATCATTCGCTTGACCTGCGGGATTTCAATAATGTCCGCATGATGTCCGAGCGAGTTGTAGAACACCCGACCTGCGCCCCAACGTTTGGTCCAGACAACGGGCATTTCGACCGATCCGTTTGGCGAATGCGGCCCCGGCACCAGCGGAAAGCGAGTTGTCGCGAGGACCTCATTCGCCGGATCGACATGCAGGTAGTATTGCTCGGTCTTCACCGTGAAATCGTCGATGCCTTCGAGCAATCCACCGGAACTGTGTTTGATATGAATGGTATGCTCCACCCCATCATTGCCAGGATGCGCTACCCACTGACCGCCCGTCATGAACTGCCAATCGACGTTGCTCCGAAACGCGTCGCACATGCCGCCGTGACATCCGGCCAAACCGACACCGCTTTGAACGGCCAGGGAGACATTTTGGACCAGTTCACCGCGAATGTCACCCATCGTCCAAATGGGCACGATAAGATGCAGTGCATTGAGTTTCTCACGGTCAGCAAATGCTTCGAGCGTGTCTGAGACCTCGACCTCAAACCCATCCGCTTCTAACACGTCGTGGAAGATATTCGCTACCTGCTCCGGCTCGTGACCCAGCCAACCGCCCCAAACGATTAACGCTTGCTCTTTACCCATGACTGCACATCCCCTCTTTCATTTTGCTTATCGCCGTAAGAGTACGCGACATTCGCTTTCGAACAGAGTCGCCGAGTGTTCCTTGAAGAATTTCTTTGCACAACATGAAACATTTTTGGACCTTTATGCGTCATTATTATCAAAGCACAGTAGAACAGGTCACGCCAGGGTATATTTGGGTTTCGAGGTTGACGTGCTGAACTCACCATGAAGGGAGGAGATGCAAAGTGGGTATCGGATTTATTGTCACTATCATTTTGCTGGCGATATTGCTCGGAGTTTTTTCGCGTCAGGTTCTGACGTCAAGCGTAGACACATCCCAACCTGAGGATGGCAGCGACAGTGATGACCATCACGATGATCATCATAAGGACAAGCCTCATTTCCACGCCATGTAGCGCTCCCGCCAATCTGCCTGCTTTTTCACATCCCAGTTTGGCGGGAGTCTGTGCCGCATTCGTTCTCCAGCATACGCGTGTGTCTCTCGGTAAACCGCCTCTTCCTCACCTTGGAGAAGTACGGCCTCTAAGTTCTGATGTCTTCCGGCAGTCTCAGTCACAGGCTCTTCGTTTAAGATGACGCTACCCATGCGATGGACGTCATCAAGCAAATCATCGATGTTAAACCCCAGCACTCGGACGGCAAATAACGGCGTGTCTTCCATCTCATGAAGCAGCGCAAACAGGGCTGCAGCAGCATGATAACAGGGCATTTCTCTATCATCGCAGGTACAAGTGATACCGGAGACCCACTTGCTGGCGGTGGTCTCATCGGGATACCACTCGAGCCCCATGTCAGACAAGGCATCCCAGAATTCTCGATTCCACTCACCGCTATGGAGCGCAGCCAACCAATCTGGCCGCAGATACAACAGATGGGCGATATGTGACTGGTACTCTTCACTTGACTGGACGATAGGCATGGAGACGGTTGTGTCTTGGACTGCAAAGCGCATCTTGGGTCCCTGGACCTGGACGTAAATGGCACCGTGCTCGAACAACAGACCTGTCACAAGGCCCTGTTTCTCAATGGCTCGACCGCGTCTCTGCCGACTGATTTCGAACTCATCCAGAACAAATTTCCATTTTAACTCGACGAAACTGGCCGTTCGGGAGCCGGTCTTTTGCACACCTGACTTTGCTGACCTCACACGTCTTCCTCCTCGAGCGCAAATCCTGCATCCAACTCAAACAGGCTGCGAAGCGCATCATTGTCCATATCGGTTAACCAACCCTCGGATTCTCCGACAACGGCCTTGGAGAGTGAGCGTTTCGACTGAATCAAATCGTCGATGCGCTCTTCCAGCGTTCCCGTACAGACCAACTTGTGGACCTGCACATTCTTCGTCTGGCCGATACGAAAGGCGCGGTCCGTCGCCTGGTCTTCGACAGCTGGATTCCACCACCGGTCAAAATGAAACACATGGTTGGCTCGCGTGAGGTTGAGACCGACTCCGCCTGCTTTCAGAGACAAGACCAACACGCGTGATTCGTCGCGGCCGCTTTGAAACGCGTCGACAATGTCTCCTCTGACTGTGGGATTCAATCCACCGTGCAAAAACTGCGGCCGCCAGCCAAATTTATGTTCAATCGCCTCGCACAGAATCTCTCCCATGCCTCGAAACTGCGTAAACACAATGGCTGATTCGCCGTCTGCCACGGCATCATCGAGCAAGTCGAGCAAGAGTTTGAGCTTTCCTGAACGATTGACCGACGAACTCCCACCAACGGTCAGGCAAGGATGGTCACACACCTGCTTAAGCCGCACCAGCGCAGTCAAAATCTGCCCTCTGCGCGACATCCCTGTCGGAGTTCCATCGATATTTAAAAACAGGCGATTCACCACTGACTGGTAGAGTGCCCCCTGCTCCGAAGTCAGCCCTGCGTACTCAAGAACTTCCCACTTTTCGGGCAACTGAAGTTGAATTGTGGGGTCCGCCTTGCTTCTTCGAAGCAACACAGGCTGCAACAACTGATGCAGCTGCTGTGAGGTTCGTCCTTGCTCCTGGCCGGAAATCGGATCGATAAACTGTCTACGGAACCATGCGAGACTGCCAAGGTAGCCTGGAATGGCAAAGCGGAATATCGACCATAATTCCTCAAGCCGATTCTCAATCGGCGTACCTGTCAGTGCAATGCGATGCTGTCCATTTAAGCGGCAGATGACCCTTGCCTGCTTCGTTTCCGGGTTCTTGACGTTTTGCGCCTCATCGACAATCAGCGAGTCCCATGTAATGCCGTTAAGGAGTTCCTCATCCCGGACAGCCGTCGCATAGGTTGTCATCACCACATCGTAGTCGGCAACGACAGCTGCAAATGATGTCTCATTCGATTCCCGTTCGGCACCGTGGTGCACATAAACGGACAGGGTCGGCGCAAACCGGCCGATTTCTGCGCGCCAGTTCTGCAGCAAAGACGTGGGACAAATCAGCAGATGCGCACCGGTTTTGCTCCCGTGCTCTTTTAAATAACACCAGTAGGCCAGCACCTGAATGGTCTTACCAAGTCCCATATCATCGGCAAGCACCGCGCCACAGCCGATTCCCCGCAGGTGCAGCAGCCACTCGTACCCCATTTTCTGATAATCACGCAGTTTCCCGGTAAACAACTCGGGTATCGCCACACCCTGGGGTCGACGGGCTTGTAAGAGGGCGTAAACGAGATCGCGAATGTCACGGACATCATCAGCAAAATCAACATCAACCGCGATGTCCTCTGTCAGTTCCGATTCACGGAGCAGCATCATGCGCGTGACATCAATGAAGCTCCCCCCTGCAGCCTGCTCGGCACTTTTCCGCAGCGACTCTACCTGCCGAATGATGGTATCGAGTGGCAACAACCGCCATGTTCCGCCGAGCTGAATCAGGGGTGAACGCTGCTCTACGAGTTCTTCAAATGCCTGCTGAGACAACTCTGAGCCGCCGAGCGCGACCTTCCAGTCAAACTCCACCAACTGTCTGGCATCGAACCAACTGGCCCCCCGCACGTGGCTGACTGCGGGTGTCGCTTTGTGCATTTTTCGCTTCACTTGCACCCGGATGCGAATGTCGCCAGCAGTCATCTCCTCGATGGCAGGATAGCGAATGTTGCACCCCAGTTCCTCGAGCTCTTTGGCATCTTTCGTTAAAAAGGAAAATACGGCTTCCGGACTAATCACAGCCTGACTTGGGGTTGGTTCCTGCAAGGAATCTGCAATCACCGAACTCACTCTTCCCGCCTCAAGCAGTCGCGGCAAAATCCACTCATCTAAACGTTCAAGACGTTCCCTGCCGATGACAAAATCGCGGCTTTCCTGCTGCCACCATTCTCGTAAGGAACGCCGCTTGTTCCAGTGGTTATGGGCTACAAAGTACTGCAAATGCCAGAGCAGAGAAGTGTCTTCAAACGGCGGCACGAGTTCAAATTCAAGATGATAATTGAATTTCCCACTCCTGTCGTACAGCCAATCACCTCTCCACCCGGTCTGTTGAAAGGACTGCTTCATGGTCCGCCAGACCAACCAACCGTCAGCCTGGAACTCTGAATTTTCGCGCACGAGAGCATATTCCCAAGCTGACAGCACCTCGGCTTCACCGCGGTACATGATGCGGTAGGAAGGTGTTGTATGCGCACGCGGCTCTGGTTCGACCTTGGCCGGCTCCGTCACACTCAATCGGACAAATTTATCAATACACAGGAATAAGAACGCATCAACCCAGTGGTGGCGCTGACTGCTCCAAGAGCCATTTGAGCCATTTGCGTCAGTTGAGCCATTTGCGTCAGTTGAGCCCCTTAAGCCCTTTGAGCCCGCTGAATCAGTCGAGTCAATCGTGTCAGTTGTGTCAGTTGCTTTGAGAGTGGCTTCGCTCAGATAGAGCGCCCGTAGTGCACGGTGCGCTGGTATGCTCCATCCCGGCAGCCATGCAGCGGCAAATGTCCCCATCGACGTCCAACGCCCCATGCCTTCTTCTTCCTGACGGGCAAACTCGGTACAGGCGATCAGTATTTCGTCGAGCTTGATATCCCGCGGAGCTGCAAACGCCACCACGTCTTCGGCGGCCACAACATCTGCAGCAAGGCGCAAGAGTCTCATCATGAGCTCGACTTCGCGGGAGAAAACCACCCCGCCTAAATCTCGCAGCATGACCAGGGCTTCGATAAATACGCGGCCGTCACAACGCATGTGAGTCCGGTATTGTGTCTCTTCCTGGTCCAAACGCTCCACCTGACGCGGGGCCCCGGCGTGACCCTCCACAGGGTCCAGGCCCGCGGCGACAGTCAACGCCACCGCTCCGGCACCAAACTCGGTGGCAAGTCGATTTGCGAGCTGGCGAAGTAAAACCGCATTCTCACGGTCCGCGCTCCAAAGTTCACCTCGACCCGCATGGTTCCACGTCGCACCTGGCGTGTATCTTCCTTGAAGCGCCTCATTTGAATTCATGAACGTCCATTTCTCATCTGTCTTTGGCATCACGAACTGCGACTCACATCCACTTCCATGCTAAATGACCATTCTGTTATTATACCGTTTCTTTGCACCGCCTGCATGGACCCTGTTTCAAAACCAGCATAAGCCGGTCAAAACCATGGGTGAAAATCGGCAGACACCTTGAATGGGAATCGGCAGACACGATGGATGGAAACTGGCCCACACTCGCCTGAGGTCCTGCATAAACTCAACACCAGTCAGCATAATTCGGAGACTTGTCCCGTATGTTGGAGTAGATAAAGGAGGTGCGGATTATGACTTCTTCCATTAGCTTCGCAGCGAATCTGCTCATCGACTTTTTTGTGTCCATGGGCATGGTCCTTGGTGGCTCGCTCTTGGGGGGTCTCGGCGCACTGGTCTTTCACACTCCGCCGCTCTCCGTCATGATGCGGCTTTCGGAGGATTTGAAAATTTGGGCGATGGTGGCTACGCTTGGCGGCACAATGGATACCATCAAGGTGTTGGAATCTGGTTTCTTGAACCGGGAGTTGATGCCTGTTGGCAAACAAATCACGTACCTCGCCGTCGCGTTTCTCGGCTGTCAACTCGGGGCCCTGCTCATTCGCTGGTTGGCAGCGGATAGTGGCATCTCATGACCATGAGCAAGTCCATCGTAGCAGCCGTTCTGGTTGGCGCCCTATTTGGCGCCAGTTGCACACTCGCCTACCAGGGCAAAGCGTACGACGAACTCTACATCACATTACAGAAGGTCTCGAACGAAAAGGCCGATCTCGTTCAACAAGTCGAACAACTCAACAAACGCCTGAGCAGCCCGATGCACATCCCGGTGGTAGAGAGCATCCGCGTCAACGCTGATGCACCGGATGGACTCTCTGAAATTGAAGTCATTCAGTTCATCAAACATGAACTTGCCTTTCTCGTTGGGGAACCGCTTGATACGCTGCAACGTCGCCCTGACTTGATATCGCGTTTGATTGACGGCAGGACCTTAACGGTTGACCAACAGCAACTGACCATTCACGTCCAAACGGTCGTCGTTGTCAGCCAATTGTATATTTCTGTCGTGGCGACGGCGGGAAAATCAGGCTGAAATATGGCACAATGGAGACTGCAGTCGCGAATACGTAAGCGGCCGCGGCTTCACTTGAGCAACTTGAGCAACTTGAGCAACTTGAGCAACTTGAGCAACTTGAGCAACTTGAGCAACTTGAGCAACCTTACTTGCAGCAAAAGGGGACAACAACATGGCGCTCTACAGCACGATGAGCAAAGAGGAATTGCAAGCGGAGATGGACAGCCTACAAAATCAGGGACAATCCGCGTACGATGCAGAAAACTGGAGTGAATACGAGGTTCTGATGAAGAAATGGTACCTTGCCAAGTCCTATCTGATTCGCGACACCATCAGCATTGATATCGGCAAGACATATCACTTGACCGAAGAAGACGGGTCCATCACCGTGACGAAACTCGAAGGTGTGATGGCATGGGGCCATCGCGATGGAAGCAGCATTGAATCCGCGGTTCCAATTGCCATGCTCAGAGGGTAAGCAACCCGCCAGCCGCAGGCCGCCTGTAAGGCCTGAAACGTGCAGGGTTGCTTAACTCTGCGGCTACTTTTCCGAGGCCGCATAAATGTCAGATTAGACGCGCACAACCACATCTTCCAGGCGCTTTGGGGCTTGGTTGAGGGGCCTTGCACCGTCCTCCTCAATGACAATCAAGTCTTCGATGCGAACACCAAATTTACCCGGTAAATAAATCCCCGGTTCGATACTCATGACCATGCCAATTTCAAGCTTTTGCTGGTTACCGGCAACCACAAATGGCGCTTCGTGAATGCTAAGGCCAACCCCGTGCCCCGTTCGATGCGTGAAATACTCGCTGTAGCCAGCTGATTCAATCACATCCCGCGTCGCCTTGTCCACGTCAGACAGCGTTACGCCCGGCTTTGCTGCCGCAATGCCTGCGAGATTGGCAGCCAGCACCAATTCATACACCTGCTTTATTTCTTCAGTCGGTTCCCCGACAACGAACGTCCGCGTGATATCGCTCACGTAGCGCTCATAAAAACCACCCGTGTCCACGACGACGGTTGTGGCACCGTCTGCGCCCCACACTTTCGTATCGTCCGGCTCGTGATGCGGTGCGGCTCCATTTTTACCGACGGCAACAATCGGTGAGAACGACATCCCTTCCGAATGGCTCTCCTCCCACAACACACTCAACTGCCTTGCCAACTGCAACTCAGTGGCATCCGCCGTAATTTGCGCTTTCAGCTTGGCCACGACTCCATCCGCCCGAAGCGAGGCTTGCTGCAGCTTCGCAAGTTCATCAGCATCTTTTCGTGCCCTGAGCTGACTGATAATGTCGTCCGCTGTGACAGCGACACACGATGGTGCCACGGCTCGCATGGTCTCCTGTAAAGCCAGGACATGCCTTGCTTCCCAATCGCCATCAATCGCAAATCGACTCGCCTGACCGATGGCTTTTGTAATCTGACCAAATGGACGTTCACCATCCCGCCAGAAGACCGTCTCGAGTTCAACCCCTGAGACTTCTTCCCGAAACATGGCGTGCACAATCCACAATGGGGCCGCTGCCTGACGAATGACGAGCGCTGTCGCACGCTCACCGACCTCGAGCCAAACTCCGGAAAAATAGTAGAGGTTGGCGGGTGCCGTTACGACCACTGCATCTAACCCTTGTTTCGAAAGCTCATTTTGCATCGCTTCTATCCGCCTGTTGAACACATTCAGTTCAGCCAGTTTTATCGCCCCTTTTGCATAATGCTTTCATCATCAATATTATACCAGCCTATCTGCCGCCAGCGGCTGCCACAAGAGCCGACGCGTGCCCGCGCGTGCTGAGCTGTTCACGTATTCGAGGCACATATGCCTCGGCCGTCCGTGCGTGCCCGGATGTCTACATGTGCTGGGACGTTCGTGGGTGCCCGCTGTTCACGCGTGCTGAGGTGTTCACACATGCTGAGCTTCACAGCCCGTTCAAGTGCCAGGCCGGTTCAGGTGTCCATACTTGTGTAGGAGGTGGAACACACGCCATGTCATTCTCGTCCTAGGGAGAATAGCCTGTACAGAGACGACGGTGAAATGGGGGAACACAATGTCCACAATCGCACCTACGAAGAGGAAATCTAAACTTCGAAAACCCGCCCCCACTCCCACTCGGCGATCCGTTCATAGGCCCCGCCGAAGTCGCCCTGTTGTAAGTGTCGTCATCCCTGTCTATGGCAAGGGCAGGCTCATCGAACGCATGACTCGGAGGTTGCTTGCTTGGCACGCTGTGAAGGAAGTGATTGTGGTTGCCAACAAGTGCCGGGAAGATACCGTGAAATCAGTTGAATCCGCCGGCGCACGCGTCATTGTCTTTGATGAAGCTCTTGGCCATGACACCGGGCGCGCAATTGGAGCACTCTACGCGACAGGTACGTACGTGCTATTTCTCGATGCCGACATCAACTGGACGATTGAGGAACTCAGACCCTTTGTCAGGCGACTAGCCACAGGAGCGGACGTTGCGCTCAACCGCTACCCGCTTCCCCAGAACCCGCGCTATCACCATCCAACGGCAGTGGCGAAACGGGCCCTAAATCTTGCACTTGACAGACCCGACCTCAAAGCGGCCTCAATGACAACAGTACCTCATGCCATCCGCCGCCGCGTCATCGAACAGATTGGTGCAGAACATCTGGCTGTACCGCCTGTGTTCTTTACGCTGGCTGCGCTGCGCGGATATCGCATTGTCACAGCTGCCCACTCTGCGGTTGGCCAGCGCAATCCGCAGCCGAAGCGGCGTCCACTTGATTACAGTGTTCAGGACCTGATTCTTGGCGATCACGCCGAGGCCCTTCACCACCTCATCACCCACATCGGCGCACGCGGATTCTTTCCAGACTTCATCCGCGACCGCCGGGCGTTACCGACTGCCTTTGCCTGTGAAGACCGGAATCGGTTCCAAAGACCTGAGACCGCGGCGGCCATCGTTCCTGCGAGTAACGAGGCGCGTACGATTGGAAGGGTGGTCCGGCAGCTGACGGCTGCTGGTGTGTGCGAGGTGCATGTTGTCGACAACGGATCGAAAGACGGGACAAAACAGTGCGCAGAAAGAGCGGGTGCGGTTGTGCACGACTATAAGCACGCCCTTGGGCACGACGTGCCGCGAGCCATCGGGGCGGCCAAGACCGTTTCACGTACGCTGACGCGCACGATTCCTGCGACGTTGTTTCTCGATGCGGATTTTGCCCTACCGCCTCGTCATATTCGCCCGTTTATCGATGCCGTGACGCGACAGAACGTCGATGTCGCACTCAACCATTTGACGCTCGGTCTCAGGCGAGGCGCACAGCGGGACCCGGTCAGTACCATCAAGCGGTTTCTGAACTTGATGGTTGGCAGACCGGATCTGCAAGCAAACTCGCCAACAGCCGTGCCGCATGCTCTGAGTCAACGGGCGCTGGAATCCTTAACCCCGCTCGATTTGGCTGTCCCTCCACGCATCACGGTGCAATCGGTGCTGAAGGGGCTTCAGGTGAAACCGGTCCATTACGTCGACGTTGTCAAACCAAACCGGATTCGAAGAATCAACCGACCGAGCAGCGCACGCAATCTATCCGCTCCGGTGACTCGACTGATTATCGGAGACCACCTTGAGGCTCTCGACCTGTGGCTGAAGGCGAAAGGGCCACGCGGTGGATTCCGGCAGCCCCGGCGCCTCGACATACTCGCGCAGGCGATAAAGCAGGTCAGCGCACAGCAGGGCAATGCACAGCAGGTCAACGCTCAGCAGGCCAATGCAGAGCAGAGCGGCCCACAGCAGGTCAGTGCTCAGCAGGTCAGTGCTCAGCAGGTCAGTGCACAGCCAGTCAATGCACAGCCAGTCAATGCACAGCCAGTCAATGCACAGCCAGTCAATGCACAGCCAGTCAATGCACGGCAGGCCAATGCAGAGCAGAGCGGCCCACAGCAGGTCAGCGCACAGCAGGGCAATGCACAGCCAGTCAATGCACGGCAGGCCAATGCACAGCAGAGCGTGCTGACCAATGTGGCGCAAACGAACCCGAAGGAGATTGCTGCAGCACAAGTCCGCGAATTGGTGGCTGACGGAGTCGGCAAACCTGCAACGGCCTGAAATTTGGCAGAAGAACCGGCTACCGTCGCCGCGACTCCGGCATATGATTTTCTAGCAGTTTGCACGGTTTCAGACCACGTATGGAGTGTGGAGTGCGAAGTTCAGGTCCGTATGTGGGGCCAGCCTGTGTGAGGAAAATGAGGTGGCACGGTGCACATTCTTATTGTAGCTCCCGAGGGACTCCCGATTCCTCCTGCCAAGGGCGGATCGGTACAAATCTACGTCCATAACCTCATTCGCGCCTTAGTCGGCCGGGACAACCTCAAGGTTACGCTTCTTAGTCCAGGCAGTCAGGGCACCCGGTTGCACGAGTCTGGTCTAACGCATGAGGTTTATCGAGGGCGCGCCATTACAAACGTTCCGTATGAGCAGTGGATACTGCAACAGATTTTGAGGCACAAACCTGACGTTGTCCAGGTAGAGAATCGTCCGAAACTCGCACATCAAATCCTCCGCCTGCGGAGTCGGACGGCTGTCTTACGGACCACGAAGGTTGTTTTAAACCTGCACTCGACAACATTTCTCGGACCCATGCACGGTGCACAGAAGCTCATTGGTCAAACGCTTCGCGACATTGACGCTGTTGTCACCAACAGCCACTACTTGAAACGCGTCACGATGCGACGATTCGGCATCCCAGAACATTCCTTCCCTGCGACGGTCATTTACCCGGGTGTAGATCTAAACAGGTTTGCAACGCCCATAACGCAGGAAACGAACGGGGACGAGAGTCGTCTCGGGCAAGGTGGCAACGTGGGTGGCGGTATCAATGGCAGCGCGAGTGGGAGCACGGGTGGCAGCCGGAATAGTCAAAGCGGCCC
The Alicyclobacillus curvatus genome window above contains:
- a CDS encoding ThuA domain-containing protein — encoded protein: MGKEQALIVWGGWLGHEPEQVANIFHDVLEADGFEVEVSDTLEAFADREKLNALHLIVPIWTMGDIRGELVQNVSLAVQSGVGLAGCHGGMCDAFRSNVDWQFMTGGQWVAHPGNDGVEHTIHIKHSSGGLLEGIDDFTVKTEQYYLHVDPANEVLATTRFPLVPGPHSPNGSVEMPVVWTKRWGAGRVFYNSLGHHADIIEIPQVKRMMERGFSWAAAGKSAAQNIAATGTYSGMGDSQY
- a CDS encoding DEAD/DEAH box helicase; protein product: MMPKTDEKWTFMNSNEALQGRYTPGATWNHAGRGELWSADRENAVLLRQLANRLATEFGAGAVALTVAAGLDPVEGHAGAPRQVERLDQEETQYRTHMRCDGRVFIEALVMLRDLGGVVFSREVELMMRLLRLAADVVAAEDVVAFAAPRDIKLDEILIACTEFARQEEEGMGRWTSMGTFAAAWLPGWSIPAHRALRALYLSEATLKATDTTDTIDSTDSAGSKGLRGSTDANGSTDANGSNGSWSSQRHHWVDAFLFLCIDKFVRLSVTEPAKVEPEPRAHTTPSYRIMYRGEAEVLSAWEYALVRENSEFQADGWLVWRTMKQSFQQTGWRGDWLYDRSGKFNYHLEFELVPPFEDTSLLWHLQYFVAHNHWNKRRSLREWWQQESRDFVIGRERLERLDEWILPRLLEAGRVSSVIADSLQEPTPSQAVISPEAVFSFLTKDAKELEELGCNIRYPAIEEMTAGDIRIRVQVKRKMHKATPAVSHVRGASWFDARQLVEFDWKVALGGSELSQQAFEELVEQRSPLIQLGGTWRLLPLDTIIRQVESLRKSAEQAAGGSFIDVTRMMLLRESELTEDIAVDVDFADDVRDIRDLVYALLQARRPQGVAIPELFTGKLRDYQKMGYEWLLHLRGIGCGAVLADDMGLGKTIQVLAYWCYLKEHGSKTGAHLLICPTSLLQNWRAEIGRFAPTLSVYVHHGAERESNETSFAAVVADYDVVMTTYATAVRDEELLNGITWDSLIVDEAQNVKNPETKQARVICRLNGQHRIALTGTPIENRLEELWSIFRFAIPGYLGSLAWFRRQFIDPISGQEQGRTSQQLHQLLQPVLLRRSKADPTIQLQLPEKWEVLEYAGLTSEQGALYQSVVNRLFLNIDGTPTGMSRRGQILTALVRLKQVCDHPCLTVGGSSSVNRSGKLKLLLDLLDDAVADGESAIVFTQFRGMGEILCEAIEHKFGWRPQFLHGGLNPTVRGDIVDAFQSGRDESRVLVLSLKAGGVGLNLTRANHVFHFDRWWNPAVEDQATDRAFRIGQTKNVQVHKLVCTGTLEERIDDLIQSKRSLSKAVVGESEGWLTDMDNDALRSLFELDAGFALEEEDV
- a CDS encoding YtrH family sporulation protein; amino-acid sequence: MTSSISFAANLLIDFFVSMGMVLGGSLLGGLGALVFHTPPLSVMMRLSEDLKIWAMVATLGGTMDTIKVLESGFLNRELMPVGKQITYLAVAFLGCQLGALLIRWLAADSGIS
- a CDS encoding DUF1811 family protein is translated as MALYSTMSKEELQAEMDSLQNQGQSAYDAENWSEYEVLMKKWYLAKSYLIRDTISIDIGKTYHLTEEDGSITVTKLEGVMAWGHRDGSSIESAVPIAMLRG
- a CDS encoding aminopeptidase P family protein is translated as MQNELSKQGLDAVVVTAPANLYYFSGVWLEVGERATALVIRQAAAPLWIVHAMFREEVSGVELETVFWRDGERPFGQITKAIGQASRFAIDGDWEARHVLALQETMRAVAPSCVAVTADDIISQLRARKDADELAKLQQASLRADGVVAKLKAQITADATELQLARQLSVLWEESHSEGMSFSPIVAVGKNGAAPHHEPDDTKVWGADGATTVVVDTGGFYERYVSDITRTFVVGEPTEEIKQVYELVLAANLAGIAAAKPGVTLSDVDKATRDVIESAGYSEYFTHRTGHGVGLSIHEAPFVVAGNQQKLEIGMVMSIEPGIYLPGKFGVRIEDLIVIEEDGARPLNQAPKRLEDVVVRV
- a CDS encoding glycosyltransferase: MSTIAPTKRKSKLRKPAPTPTRRSVHRPRRSRPVVSVVIPVYGKGRLIERMTRRLLAWHAVKEVIVVANKCREDTVKSVESAGARVIVFDEALGHDTGRAIGALYATGTYVLFLDADINWTIEELRPFVRRLATGADVALNRYPLPQNPRYHHPTAVAKRALNLALDRPDLKAASMTTVPHAIRRRVIEQIGAEHLAVPPVFFTLAALRGYRIVTAAHSAVGQRNPQPKRRPLDYSVQDLILGDHAEALHHLITHIGARGFFPDFIRDRRALPTAFACEDRNRFQRPETAAAIVPASNEARTIGRVVRQLTAAGVCEVHVVDNGSKDGTKQCAERAGAVVHDYKHALGHDVPRAIGAAKTVSRTLTRTIPATLFLDADFALPPRHIRPFIDAVTRQNVDVALNHLTLGLRRGAQRDPVSTIKRFLNLMVGRPDLQANSPTAVPHALSQRALESLTPLDLAVPPRITVQSVLKGLQVKPVHYVDVVKPNRIRRINRPSSARNLSAPVTRLIIGDHLEALDLWLKAKGPRGGFRQPRRLDILAQAIKQVSAQQGNAQQVNAQQANAEQSGPQQVSAQQVSAQQVSAQPVNAQPVNAQPVNAQPVNAQPVNARQANAEQSGPQQVSAQQGNAQPVNARQANAQQSVLTNVAQTNPKEIAAAQVRELVADGVGKPATA
- a CDS encoding glycosyltransferase family 4 protein, translating into MHILIVAPEGLPIPPAKGGSVQIYVHNLIRALVGRDNLKVTLLSPGSQGTRLHESGLTHEVYRGRAITNVPYEQWILQQILRHKPDVVQVENRPKLAHQILRLRSRTAVLRTTKVVLNLHSTTFLGPMHGAQKLIGQTLRDIDAVVTNSHYLKRVTMRRFGIPEHSFPATVIYPGVDLNRFATPITQETNGDESRLGQGGNVGGGINGSASGSTGGSRNSQSGPGTDGGGRSQAWSLRQPLRLIFVGRVIQLKGVAVLIEAVRQLTRRGLPVKLTIVGKTPPWERNYGLRAHKASRGLPIQWQGFVSPARLPKLLASHHLLILPSQRREAFGLVNLEAMAAGLPVIGSRVGGIPEVVTKDTGVLVEDYSSPKAFADAIARLLDDPQTYGQLRTGAIKRSKEFTWQNTATHFERLYRQLVP